A single genomic interval of Nitratidesulfovibrio sp. SRB-5 harbors:
- the cdaA gene encoding diadenylate cyclase CdaA — MLGLENVTANWRDLLDIALVTALFYRIIVMVKDTRAVSAIYGLLLLVVTYFVSRELGLYTLGWLLESFFGSLFLVIIVLFQRDIRQALTDMGARSFFRKKTTADDALNEIIGAALYLAQRKIGALIVIERNVALGDMIERGVKLGAALSRELLITIFFPKTPLHDGAVIIRKGEVAAAACILPLATVDRQDFGTRHRAALGITEESDAVAVVVSEERGAVTVAVGGKLTTSLDATRLKRVLKNILEK; from the coding sequence ATGCTGGGCCTGGAGAACGTCACCGCCAACTGGCGCGACCTGCTGGACATCGCGCTGGTCACCGCGCTGTTCTACCGCATCATCGTCATGGTCAAGGACACGCGCGCCGTGTCGGCCATCTACGGGCTGCTGTTGCTGGTGGTCACCTACTTCGTCTCGCGCGAGCTGGGGCTGTACACGCTGGGGTGGCTGCTGGAAAGCTTCTTCGGCTCGTTGTTCCTGGTGATCATCGTGCTGTTCCAGCGCGACATCCGCCAGGCCCTCACCGACATGGGGGCGCGCAGCTTCTTCCGCAAGAAGACCACCGCCGACGACGCCCTGAACGAGATCATCGGCGCCGCGCTGTACCTTGCCCAGCGCAAGATCGGCGCGCTCATCGTCATCGAGCGCAACGTGGCCCTGGGCGACATGATCGAACGCGGTGTGAAGCTGGGGGCCGCGCTTTCGCGCGAGTTGCTCATCACCATCTTCTTTCCCAAAACCCCCCTGCACGACGGCGCGGTGATCATTCGCAAGGGCGAGGTGGCGGCGGCGGCGTGCATCCTGCCCCTGGCCACCGTGGACCGGCAGGACTTCGGCACCCGGCATCGTGCCGCGCTTGGCATTACCGAAGAAAGCGACGCGGTGGCGGTGGTGGTTTCCGAAGAACGCGGGGCCGTCACCGTGGCCGTGGGTGGCAAGCTGACCACCAGCCTCGATGCCACGCGCCTGAAGCGCGTGCTCAAGAACATCCTGGAGAAGTAG
- a CDS encoding YbbR-like domain-containing protein, which produces MRSNWQYAVMAFVMAVTLWYMVTGRERVEVVGEVRLEFKGIPQNLVVREGLVNKVSVRVRGPKGLVRVMTARDMSYAIDLSNLKRGTNIVPLTAEKLPEARAFEVVEITPSRLTLEVDAIVEKDVPVAVDINGTMPVDVRIDKTEVTPARVHLRGPESLVSRIDKVKVAVAAPAPDQAGTVEVQATPTLPEATESMPPTVSVRLDTALRMKETTLKREVAVQAPHGLRAQVSPRTVTLLLEMPTSVAADAETLRAIRVYAEVPEGTGAGQEKLPVRVDLPDRVRLKDISPDTVNVTFRK; this is translated from the coding sequence GTGCGTTCCAACTGGCAGTACGCCGTCATGGCCTTCGTCATGGCCGTCACCCTGTGGTACATGGTCACCGGGCGCGAGCGGGTGGAAGTGGTGGGCGAGGTGCGGCTGGAATTCAAGGGCATCCCCCAGAATCTCGTGGTGCGCGAAGGGCTGGTCAACAAGGTCAGCGTCCGCGTGCGCGGTCCAAAGGGCCTCGTGCGCGTCATGACCGCGCGCGACATGAGCTACGCCATCGACCTCAGCAACCTGAAGCGCGGCACCAACATCGTGCCCCTGACGGCGGAAAAGCTGCCCGAGGCGCGCGCCTTCGAGGTGGTGGAGATAACCCCCTCGCGGCTGACGCTGGAGGTGGACGCCATCGTCGAAAAGGACGTGCCCGTGGCCGTGGACATCAACGGCACCATGCCCGTGGACGTGCGCATCGACAAGACCGAGGTGACCCCCGCCAGAGTGCACCTGCGCGGCCCGGAATCGCTGGTGTCGCGCATCGACAAGGTGAAGGTGGCCGTGGCCGCTCCGGCGCCGGACCAGGCGGGCACTGTGGAGGTGCAGGCCACCCCCACCCTGCCCGAAGCCACGGAATCCATGCCCCCTACCGTGTCCGTGCGGCTGGATACGGCCCTGCGCATGAAGGAAACCACCCTCAAGCGCGAGGTGGCGGTGCAGGCGCCGCACGGCCTGCGGGCGCAGGTGTCGCCGCGCACGGTCACGCTGCTGCTGGAAATGCCCACCTCCGTGGCCGCCGACGCAGAGACGTTGCGTGCCATCCGGGTGTACGCGGAAGTGCCCGAGGGCACCGGCGCCGGGCAGGAGAAGCTGCCCGTGCGGGTGGATCTGCCGGACAGGGTGCGGCTGAAGGACATTTCGCCCGACACGGTGAACGTTACCTTTCGCAAGTAG
- the glmM gene encoding phosphoglucosamine mutase, with amino-acid sequence MGKRLFGTDGLRGQVNIYPMTADVALRLGLAAGTHFRNGNRRHRVVIGKDTRLSGYVFESALTAGLCAAGMDVYLVGPLPTPAIAFLTRNMRADLGVVISASHNPFMDNGIKFFDKDGFKLPDEMENKITDMVLDPDWQWDYPVPERVGRAAKIEDSPGRYIVYLKNSFPAHLTLDGMRVVLDCANGANYKVAPLALEELGAEVIKIGTEPNGLNINHQCGSLYPGVAAGKVLETRADVGLALDGDADRLIVVDEKGTVLDGDQIMALCADDMLRRGALRNNTLVATVMSNMALEVYMKERGCKLLRTPVGDRYVVEAMRREGANLGGEQSGHLIFMDHGTTGDGLMAALQILRIMRERDRPLSELAGQLQLFPQELINVHVERKIPFEQCQPVLDGVAKVEAELGDRGRVLLRYSGTEAVCRVMVEGEDPEQVKRLASLLAETVQKHLR; translated from the coding sequence ATGGGCAAACGCCTGTTCGGCACCGACGGCCTGCGCGGCCAGGTGAACATCTATCCCATGACCGCCGACGTGGCCCTGCGTCTGGGCCTTGCGGCGGGCACCCATTTTCGCAACGGCAACCGCCGCCACCGTGTGGTCATCGGCAAGGACACCCGCCTTTCCGGCTACGTGTTCGAGTCGGCCCTGACGGCGGGCCTGTGCGCCGCGGGCATGGACGTCTACCTTGTCGGCCCGCTGCCCACGCCCGCCATCGCCTTCCTGACCCGCAACATGCGGGCGGACCTTGGCGTGGTCATCTCCGCATCGCACAATCCCTTCATGGACAACGGCATCAAGTTCTTCGACAAGGACGGCTTCAAGCTGCCCGACGAGATGGAGAACAAGATCACCGACATGGTGCTGGACCCCGACTGGCAGTGGGATTACCCCGTTCCCGAACGCGTGGGCCGCGCCGCCAAGATCGAGGACTCTCCCGGTCGGTACATCGTCTACCTGAAGAACAGCTTTCCCGCGCATCTCACCCTGGATGGCATGCGCGTGGTGCTCGATTGCGCCAACGGCGCCAACTACAAGGTGGCCCCCCTTGCGCTCGAGGAACTGGGCGCGGAAGTCATCAAGATCGGCACCGAGCCCAACGGCCTGAACATCAACCACCAGTGCGGGTCTCTGTACCCCGGCGTTGCCGCCGGCAAGGTGCTGGAAACCCGCGCCGACGTGGGGCTGGCACTGGACGGCGACGCCGACCGGCTGATCGTGGTGGACGAGAAGGGCACCGTGCTCGACGGCGACCAGATCATGGCCCTGTGCGCGGACGACATGCTGCGGCGCGGCGCACTGCGCAACAACACCCTTGTGGCCACGGTCATGAGCAACATGGCGCTCGAAGTGTACATGAAGGAGCGCGGCTGCAAGCTGCTGCGCACCCCTGTGGGCGACCGCTACGTGGTCGAGGCCATGCGACGCGAGGGCGCCAACCTTGGCGGCGAGCAGTCCGGCCACCTGATCTTCATGGACCACGGCACCACCGGCGACGGCCTGATGGCGGCGCTCCAGATCCTGCGCATCATGCGCGAGCGCGACCGGCCCCTGTCCGAACTGGCGGGCCAGTTGCAGCTTTTCCCGCAGGAGCTTATCAATGTTCATGTGGAGCGGAAGATTCCCTTCGAACAGTGCCAGCCCGTGCTCGACGGGGTGGCCAAGGTCGAGGCGGAACTGGGCGACAGGGGCCGCGTGCTGCTGCGCTACTCGGGCACGGAAGCCGTCTGCCGCGTGATGGTGGAGGGCGAGGATCCCGAGCAGGTGAAGCGGCTTGCTTCGCTGCTGGCGGAGACGGTGCAGAAGCACCTGCGCTAG
- the galU gene encoding UTP--glucose-1-phosphate uridylyltransferase GalU encodes MNIRKVVIPVAGWGTRSLPATKNIPKEMLPVYNKPVVQYVVEEAMRSGIGDVVFVTNRDKKIIEDHFDYNLQLEGVLERAGKTEMLRQVREVAEMVNIISIRQKQQLGLGHAVLCARDVVRDESFAVMVGDDLMFGMTPGIKQLIDVAASERLPVIGVMEVPADKVNRYGIISGEEFAPGIFKVNKLVEKPKLGEAPSRLAIVGRYVLTPDIFRCLEQMKPGHGGEIQLTDALQMLADDRGLLAVKIRGMRFDAGDWAEYLTANIYFALQDEELRDELVRQLKPLLPYSGT; translated from the coding sequence ATGAACATCCGCAAGGTCGTCATTCCCGTCGCCGGCTGGGGTACCCGTTCGCTTCCCGCCACCAAGAACATCCCGAAGGAAATGCTGCCGGTCTACAACAAGCCGGTGGTGCAGTATGTGGTCGAAGAGGCCATGCGCTCGGGCATCGGGGACGTGGTCTTCGTCACCAACCGCGACAAGAAGATCATTGAGGACCACTTCGACTACAACCTGCAACTGGAAGGCGTGCTGGAGCGCGCCGGAAAGACCGAGATGCTGCGGCAGGTGCGCGAGGTGGCCGAGATGGTCAACATCATCTCCATCCGTCAGAAGCAGCAGCTGGGCCTTGGCCACGCGGTGCTGTGCGCCCGCGACGTGGTGCGCGACGAATCCTTCGCCGTCATGGTGGGCGACGACCTGATGTTCGGCATGACGCCGGGCATCAAGCAGCTCATCGACGTGGCCGCCTCCGAGCGGCTGCCCGTCATCGGGGTGATGGAAGTGCCCGCCGACAAGGTGAACCGCTACGGCATCATCTCCGGCGAGGAATTCGCCCCCGGCATCTTCAAGGTCAACAAGCTGGTGGAAAAGCCCAAGCTGGGCGAGGCTCCTTCGCGTCTGGCCATCGTGGGCCGCTACGTGCTGACCCCGGACATCTTCCGTTGCCTTGAGCAGATGAAACCCGGCCACGGCGGTGAGATCCAGCTTACCGACGCCTTGCAGATGCTGGCCGACGACCGGGGCCTGCTGGCCGTGAAAATTCGCGGCATGCGCTTCGACGCGGGCGACTGGGCGGAATACCTTACCGCCAACATCTACTTCGCCCTGCAGGACGAAGAACTGCGCGACGAACTGGTGCGCCAGCTCAAGCCGCTGCTGCCGTACAGCGGCACGTAG
- the priA gene encoding primosomal protein N', with product MSTNAASSLRAVALLSPPYATLTYAVPSWLPPQAWRRGTRVAVPLGNGAVRVGVLLDDETHAAAGGGALPEGVVPRPMLWPLEREPLLGAGYLDMVRQLALRQAVSEGQILGNFLPVGLRTTQVRLRFFEDGRARTLKFRDLVPLADKDPSALHRLGQAWMDGRGEVLDKAEDAADAELCAVTADPPWPVRPSAVRQVQLLEYLWDKGSASRRAMLRDLGAASATALEGLLKRGLVAVTRRDDGECACDEAAEGEGPACLYGPPDASFELNANQRMALDDFLAALDGPRAEHRLLYGVTGSGKTAVYLDLARECLARGRSVMLLAPEVALACKLRRDVNERLPGAPLFFFHGYQGPAQRERTFRALAARREPCLVVGTRSALFLPAPDLGVVVLDEEHDTSFKQDEGLAYQAKEVAWFRVGQGAGLLVLGSATPDVKTFHAMHEGRLPMATLPERAGGGTLPDVELVDIKDLSSTDSVLAARSGAALRETVERGEQAVILLNRRGYAPLMYCLDCGTVARCPHCDIGLTYHKGRERLVCHYCGHSVPYPATCPNCKCMHYLPMGEGTEKLEETLAAHLPAGGKVLRLDRDSTRRPGRMEEILGAFARREAQVLVGTQMLSKGHHFPDVTLAVVADGDLGLNLPDYRAAERTFQLLVQSAGRAGRGEKPGRVFIQTRDPSHYCWNFVRTTDYEGFYAHEIAIRQRRRYPPFVRLALVRISYPMDFTGGAEELARFAAAVRAQGRERGVQVLGPAPSPLPLLRGRKRFQCLLKADDWPSIRSLFGAAGATPGIGHLRISLDLDPVNML from the coding sequence ATGTCCACCAATGCCGCCTCATCATTGCGCGCCGTCGCGCTGCTCAGTCCGCCGTACGCCACGCTGACGTACGCCGTGCCGTCGTGGCTGCCGCCCCAGGCGTGGCGTCGGGGCACGCGGGTGGCGGTTCCGCTGGGCAACGGCGCGGTGCGCGTGGGCGTGCTGCTGGACGACGAGACGCACGCGGCGGCAGGCGGGGGGGCGCTGCCGGAAGGCGTGGTGCCCCGGCCCATGCTGTGGCCGCTGGAGCGCGAGCCGCTGCTGGGCGCCGGGTATCTGGACATGGTGCGCCAACTGGCGCTGCGGCAGGCGGTGAGCGAAGGCCAGATACTGGGCAACTTCCTGCCCGTGGGGTTGCGTACCACCCAGGTGCGGTTGCGCTTTTTCGAGGACGGCAGGGCGCGCACGCTGAAGTTCCGCGACCTTGTGCCGCTGGCGGACAAGGACCCTTCCGCCCTGCACCGCCTGGGCCAGGCCTGGATGGATGGGCGGGGCGAGGTGCTGGACAAGGCCGAGGACGCCGCCGACGCGGAACTGTGCGCGGTGACGGCGGACCCGCCGTGGCCGGTGCGGCCTTCCGCCGTGCGCCAGGTGCAACTGCTGGAATACCTGTGGGACAAGGGATCGGCCAGCCGCCGCGCCATGCTGCGCGACCTTGGGGCCGCATCGGCCACGGCGCTGGAGGGGCTGCTGAAGCGCGGCCTTGTGGCGGTGACCCGGCGCGACGACGGCGAATGCGCCTGCGACGAGGCCGCCGAGGGCGAAGGCCCGGCCTGTCTGTATGGTCCGCCGGATGCTTCGTTCGAACTGAACGCGAACCAGCGCATGGCTCTGGACGACTTTCTGGCCGCGCTGGACGGTCCGCGCGCGGAACACCGCCTGCTGTACGGCGTGACCGGCAGCGGCAAGACGGCGGTGTACCTGGACCTTGCGCGCGAATGCCTGGCGCGGGGCCGTTCGGTGATGTTGCTGGCGCCGGAAGTGGCCCTGGCCTGCAAGCTGCGCCGCGACGTCAACGAACGGCTGCCCGGCGCGCCGCTGTTCTTCTTTCACGGCTATCAGGGACCGGCCCAGCGCGAACGCACCTTTCGCGCGCTGGCGGCCCGGCGCGAGCCGTGCCTGGTGGTGGGAACACGCTCGGCCCTGTTCCTGCCCGCGCCCGACCTTGGCGTGGTGGTGCTGGACGAGGAGCACGACACCTCGTTCAAGCAGGACGAGGGACTGGCCTATCAGGCCAAGGAAGTGGCCTGGTTCCGGGTGGGGCAGGGCGCGGGACTGCTGGTGCTGGGTTCCGCCACGCCGGACGTGAAGACCTTCCACGCCATGCACGAAGGGCGCCTGCCCATGGCAACCCTGCCCGAGCGGGCCGGTGGCGGCACCCTGCCCGACGTGGAACTGGTTGACATCAAGGATCTTTCCTCCACCGATTCCGTGCTGGCCGCCCGGAGCGGCGCGGCCCTGCGCGAAACGGTGGAACGCGGCGAGCAGGCGGTGATCCTGCTGAACCGGCGCGGCTACGCCCCGCTGATGTATTGTCTGGACTGCGGCACCGTGGCCCGCTGCCCGCACTGCGACATCGGCCTCACCTACCACAAGGGGCGCGAGCGGCTGGTGTGCCACTACTGCGGCCATTCGGTGCCGTATCCGGCCACCTGCCCCAACTGCAAGTGCATGCACTACCTGCCCATGGGCGAAGGCACGGAAAAGCTGGAGGAAACCCTGGCGGCGCACCTGCCCGCCGGAGGCAAGGTGCTGCGGCTGGACCGCGACTCGACCAGAAGGCCGGGCCGGATGGAGGAAATCCTGGGGGCCTTTGCCCGGCGCGAGGCGCAGGTGCTGGTGGGCACCCAGATGCTCTCCAAGGGGCACCACTTTCCGGACGTGACCCTGGCCGTGGTGGCCGACGGCGACCTTGGCCTGAACCTGCCGGACTATCGCGCGGCGGAACGCACCTTCCAGTTGCTCGTGCAGTCCGCCGGGCGGGCCGGGCGCGGCGAAAAGCCGGGCCGGGTGTTCATCCAGACCCGCGATCCTTCCCACTACTGCTGGAATTTCGTGCGCACGACCGATTACGAGGGCTTTTACGCCCACGAGATTGCCATCCGTCAGCGGCGCAGGTACCCTCCGTTCGTGCGGCTGGCGCTGGTGCGCATCAGCTATCCCATGGATTTCACGGGCGGGGCGGAGGAACTGGCCCGCTTTGCCGCAGCGGTGCGCGCCCAGGGGCGCGAGCGTGGCGTGCAGGTGCTGGGGCCTGCCCCTTCGCCGCTGCCGCTGCTGCGCGGGCGCAAGCGTTTCCAGTGCCTGCTGAAGGCCGACGACTGGCCGAGCATCCGGTCTCTGTTCGGCGCTGCGGGCGCCACGCCGGGCATCGGCCACCTGCGCATTTCACTTGATTTAGATCCGGTCAACATGCTGTAG
- a CDS encoding response regulator: protein MNNADILILVVDDEEMVRENLEAYLEDEGFRVVTAGSGEDALDLLERHRPDVGIIDMRLPGMSGNDFIIRAHQALPTLRYLIHTGSTNYKLPSELIAIGVQRADVYIKPLQNMDDLVQGIFRRLSAPEGA from the coding sequence ATGAACAATGCCGACATCCTCATCCTTGTGGTGGATGACGAAGAGATGGTGCGCGAAAACCTCGAGGCGTACCTTGAGGACGAAGGGTTCCGGGTGGTTACGGCAGGCAGCGGGGAGGACGCGCTGGACCTGCTGGAACGCCATCGGCCGGACGTAGGCATCATCGACATGCGCCTGCCGGGAATGAGCGGCAACGATTTCATCATCCGCGCCCATCAGGCGCTGCCCACGTTGCGCTATCTCATCCACACCGGCTCGACCAACTACAAACTGCCGTCGGAACTCATCGCCATCGGCGTGCAACGCGCCGACGTGTACATCAAGCCATTGCAGAACATGGACGATCTGGTGCAGGGCATCTTCCGCCGCCTTTCCGCGCCGGAGGGGGCATGA
- a CDS encoding response regulator, translated as MSSASGFFALPGSSGSSGLSDTPTVVVIDDDTMVRRSITAYLEDLGYNVHEGTDGRTGLALVRSVQPDAVLVDLRMPGIDGLDVLRELATERPDMPTIVVSGTGVMQDAIEAVRRGAWDFILKPIMDLEVLGHRVRLAIEQGRLRAENRRYHQNLAAEVAVRTRELEQARVEAESANRAKTQFLANISHELRTPLNGIIGLTELLLAAGPAGEQEECLGMVRQAGLDLLSIVNNLLDMSSIEAGRIALNEAPFNLRETVGDLIRVLDVQARWKNLTLACNVSPDVPDRLVGDAARLRQVLTNLVINGIKYTEVGGVSLSVELDGALPPVPGAGQGAHAAHAGVPVGLRVTVEDTGVGIAAEKWERIFEPFTLAENFLTKKYGGAGLGLAISREIARMMGGDIAVRSQEGAGSTFVLTMRFALGESVAPRPRDASLPVIRGVNRRLRIMVAEDDVINRKLAVYFFERMGHDVITVSSGIEVLAGLEREACDLLLMDIQMPEMDGLETIRALRGRKGVPSRVPVIAMTAHAMAGDRERFLAEGMDGYVSKPVDFGCLVAEIETVLDARGLLDVSLSNLRNSLQDGTMNSKDCRAEPE; from the coding sequence ATGAGTTCCGCCAGCGGCTTTTTCGCCCTGCCTGGCTCCTCTGGTTCGTCTGGCTTGTCTGACACGCCCACCGTGGTCGTCATTGACGACGACACCATGGTGCGGCGCAGCATCACCGCCTACCTCGAAGATCTTGGCTACAATGTGCACGAGGGTACCGATGGCCGCACCGGCCTCGCGCTGGTGCGCTCGGTGCAGCCGGACGCCGTGCTGGTGGACCTGCGCATGCCCGGCATCGACGGCCTGGACGTGTTGCGCGAACTGGCGACCGAGAGGCCGGACATGCCCACCATCGTGGTGTCCGGCACCGGGGTCATGCAGGACGCCATTGAGGCGGTGCGACGTGGCGCCTGGGATTTCATCCTCAAGCCCATCATGGATCTGGAAGTGCTGGGCCATCGGGTGCGCCTGGCCATCGAGCAGGGGCGGTTGCGCGCCGAAAACCGCCGCTACCACCAGAACCTGGCCGCAGAGGTGGCCGTGCGCACCCGCGAACTGGAACAGGCAAGGGTGGAGGCGGAATCGGCCAACCGCGCCAAGACCCAGTTCCTCGCCAACATCAGCCACGAACTGCGCACCCCGCTCAACGGCATCATCGGCCTGACCGAACTGCTGCTGGCCGCCGGGCCCGCCGGCGAGCAGGAGGAGTGCCTGGGCATGGTGCGCCAGGCCGGGCTGGACTTGCTGTCCATCGTCAACAACCTGCTGGACATGTCCAGCATAGAGGCCGGGCGCATTGCCCTCAACGAGGCCCCGTTCAACCTGCGCGAGACCGTGGGCGACCTTATCCGCGTTCTGGACGTGCAGGCCCGCTGGAAGAATCTGACCCTTGCCTGCAACGTGTCGCCCGATGTTCCCGACCGGTTGGTGGGCGATGCCGCGCGGCTGCGCCAGGTGCTGACCAATCTGGTCATCAACGGCATCAAGTATACCGAGGTGGGCGGCGTCTCGCTGTCGGTGGAACTGGATGGCGCATTGCCCCCGGTGCCCGGTGCCGGACAGGGGGCGCATGCGGCACATGCTGGAGTCCCGGTGGGGCTGCGCGTCACCGTGGAGGACACCGGGGTGGGCATTGCCGCCGAAAAGTGGGAACGCATCTTCGAGCCGTTTACCCTGGCCGAAAATTTCCTGACCAAGAAATATGGAGGCGCCGGACTGGGGCTTGCCATCTCGCGCGAGATAGCGCGGATGATGGGCGGCGACATTGCGGTGCGCAGTCAGGAAGGGGCGGGCAGCACTTTCGTGCTGACCATGCGCTTTGCCTTGGGGGAATCGGTCGCACCGCGCCCGCGCGACGCGAGCCTGCCGGTGATCCGGGGCGTGAACCGGCGGCTGCGCATCATGGTGGCCGAAGACGATGTGATCAACCGCAAGCTGGCGGTGTATTTTTTCGAACGCATGGGGCACGACGTCATCACCGTGTCCAGCGGCATCGAGGTATTGGCCGGGCTGGAACGCGAAGCCTGCGACCTTTTGCTGATGGACATCCAGATGCCCGAGATGGACGGCCTGGAAACCATACGCGCGTTGCGTGGCCGCAAGGGCGTGCCGTCGCGCGTTCCGGTCATCGCCATGACGGCCCATGCCATGGCCGGGGACCGGGAGCGGTTCCTGGCCGAGGGCATGGACGGCTATGTTTCCAAGCCCGTGGATTTCGGCTGCCTGGTGGCCGAGATAGAAACCGTGCTGGACGCGCGAGGCCTGCTGGACGTGTCTTTGAGCAATTTGCGGAACAGCCTGCAAGACGGCACCATGAACAGCAAAGACTGCCGCGCCGAGCCGGAATAG
- a CDS encoding OmpP1/FadL family transporter — translation MKRLKSLAVSCLLVCTALAGTAQAEGFALYEWGARGNALGGTMVARKPDASAVAYNPALMTQLEGTQVMAGVSAIIPSAKVDVKYNGQTYTGEGADNVWTPPHGYLTTQLKDNLWLGMGIYTRFGLGTEYDDSNWAGRYNIYNAEIQTISYNPNIAFKLTDKLSAAVGVEFMTLKLLMDKKSDPAAANPVVGNNPGDTSRDIDSNLEADSYGWGLTAGLHYQFNDQWAAGVSYKSQIEQEAEGENNFTLSAGAQSIPAAVLGYQDCDVRGSVILPDMLAFGVSYTPIPELSIEVGALLTRWSLYDNLAIYHEPPFANGAGKLVNQEKDWKDAWRYSIGVEYAATPWMDLRAGFTYDESPAPGNRIDYLIPTDDRQLYSTGVGFHWDSYTVDLSYTYIVASDAHYDVRRADGVYEGNSYDGRTHVLGLSLGYKF, via the coding sequence ATGAAGCGACTGAAATCGTTGGCTGTGTCGTGTCTGCTGGTGTGCACCGCCCTGGCGGGCACCGCGCAGGCCGAGGGCTTTGCCCTGTACGAATGGGGCGCGCGCGGCAACGCGCTGGGCGGCACCATGGTGGCCCGCAAGCCCGATGCCTCTGCCGTGGCCTACAACCCGGCCCTGATGACCCAGCTGGAAGGCACCCAGGTCATGGCTGGCGTGAGCGCCATCATCCCCAGCGCCAAGGTGGACGTTAAGTACAACGGCCAGACCTACACCGGTGAAGGCGCCGACAACGTGTGGACGCCCCCGCACGGCTACCTGACCACCCAGCTCAAGGACAACCTGTGGCTGGGCATGGGCATCTACACCCGCTTCGGCCTGGGTACGGAATACGACGACAGCAACTGGGCTGGTCGCTACAACATCTACAATGCCGAAATCCAGACCATCTCGTACAATCCCAACATTGCGTTCAAGCTCACCGACAAGTTGTCCGCCGCCGTGGGGGTCGAGTTCATGACCCTGAAGCTGCTCATGGACAAGAAAAGTGACCCGGCCGCTGCGAACCCTGTGGTCGGCAACAACCCCGGCGATACCTCGCGTGACATCGATTCCAATCTTGAGGCCGACAGCTACGGCTGGGGGCTGACCGCTGGTCTGCACTACCAGTTCAACGACCAGTGGGCTGCTGGTGTCAGCTACAAGAGTCAGATCGAACAGGAAGCAGAGGGTGAGAACAATTTTACCCTTAGCGCCGGTGCACAGAGTATTCCTGCGGCTGTGTTGGGATATCAGGATTGCGATGTGCGCGGTTCCGTGATTCTGCCCGATATGCTCGCCTTTGGCGTATCCTACACCCCCATTCCTGAACTGAGCATCGAAGTGGGCGCCCTGCTGACCCGCTGGTCGCTGTACGACAATCTTGCTATCTATCATGAACCCCCCTTCGCTAACGGCGCAGGCAAGCTCGTGAATCAGGAAAAGGACTGGAAAGACGCTTGGCGCTACAGCATCGGTGTCGAGTACGCGGCCACGCCGTGGATGGACCTGCGCGCTGGCTTTACCTACGACGAGTCACCTGCTCCCGGTAACAGGATCGACTACCTGATCCCCACCGACGACCGCCAGTTGTACAGCACGGGTGTCGGCTTCCATTGGGACAGCTACACCGTGGACCTTTCCTACACCTACATTGTTGCGTCCGATGCCCATTACGACGTCCGTCGGGCAGACGGCGTTTACGAAGGCAATTCATACGATGGCCGCACCCACGTGCTAGGCCTTTCGTTGGGCTACAAGTTCTAA